Proteins from a genomic interval of Leeia speluncae:
- the accC gene encoding acetyl-CoA carboxylase biotin carboxylase subunit, translating to MFEKILIANRGEIALRIQRACREMGIKTVVVHSDVDREAKYVKLADESVCIGPAPSNQSYLNVPAIISAAEVTDAQAIHPGYGFLSENADFAERVEKSGFVFIGPRPDTIRKMGDKVSAKQAMIEAGVPCVPGSGGALPDDPKEIMKIAKEIGYPVIIKAAGGGGGRGMRVVHSEGSLINSVQMTRTEAGAAFGNPTVYMEKFLENPRHVEIQVLADEHGNAVYLGERDCSMQRRHQKVIEEAPAPGITAAQRQKVGEACAEACRRIGYRGAGTFEFLFENGEFYFIEMNTRVQVEHPVTEMITGIDIVQEQIKIAAGQKLSFSQKDVHLTGHAFECRINAEDPFNFIPSPGVVTTYHAPGGPGIRVDSHIYQGYRVPSNYDSMVAKLIAYGKTREQAMAKMRIALSEMMVGGIKTNIPLHQELMLDAAFIKGGTSIHYLEHRLEALKKGE from the coding sequence ATGTTTGAAAAAATTCTGATTGCCAACCGTGGCGAAATCGCACTACGCATTCAACGTGCATGCCGTGAAATGGGCATTAAAACCGTTGTTGTTCACTCTGACGTGGACCGCGAAGCGAAATACGTGAAGTTGGCAGATGAGTCTGTTTGTATTGGTCCAGCACCAAGCAATCAAAGTTACTTAAATGTGCCAGCGATTATTTCTGCGGCAGAAGTGACAGACGCACAAGCGATTCACCCAGGCTACGGCTTCTTGTCTGAAAACGCAGACTTTGCTGAGCGCGTAGAAAAAAGTGGCTTTGTCTTTATCGGCCCACGCCCTGACACCATTCGCAAAATGGGTGACAAGGTGTCTGCTAAGCAAGCCATGATTGAAGCAGGTGTACCTTGTGTACCTGGTTCTGGTGGTGCACTACCGGATGATCCGAAAGAGATCATGAAAATAGCTAAGGAAATTGGCTATCCAGTCATCATTAAAGCGGCTGGCGGTGGTGGTGGTCGTGGGATGCGTGTCGTGCATTCTGAAGGTTCATTGATCAATTCTGTTCAAATGACCCGAACAGAAGCCGGTGCCGCATTCGGTAACCCAACTGTCTACATGGAAAAATTCCTAGAAAATCCACGTCACGTGGAAATTCAGGTATTGGCTGATGAGCATGGCAATGCGGTTTACTTAGGTGAACGTGATTGCTCGATGCAGCGTCGTCACCAAAAGGTGATTGAAGAAGCACCAGCACCAGGTATTACAGCGGCGCAACGCCAAAAAGTAGGCGAGGCATGTGCAGAAGCATGTCGTCGCATTGGCTATCGTGGCGCAGGTACATTTGAGTTCTTGTTTGAAAACGGCGAGTTCTACTTCATTGAAATGAACACCCGCGTTCAGGTAGAGCACCCTGTGACCGAAATGATTACCGGCATTGATATTGTTCAAGAACAGATTAAAATTGCTGCGGGTCAGAAGCTATCGTTTAGCCAGAAAGACGTTCACCTGACAGGTCATGCATTTGAATGCCGTATTAATGCGGAAGATCCATTCAATTTCATCCCATCGCCAGGTGTGGTCACTACTTATCATGCGCCTGGTGGTCCTGGTATTCGTGTAGATTCACATATTTACCAAGGTTATCGTGTTCCATCGAACTATGATTCGATGGTAGCGAAGCTGATTGCTTATGGAAAAACCCGTGAGCAAGCGATGGCAAAAATGCGTATTGCACTTTCTGAGATGATGGTTGGCGGTATTAAAACCAATATCCCACTACATCAGGAATTAATGCTTGATGCAGCATTTATAAAAGGTGGTACTAGTATTCACTACCTAGAGCATCGCTTAGAAGCACTGAAAAAAGGCGAATAA
- the accB gene encoding acetyl-CoA carboxylase biotin carboxyl carrier protein yields the protein MDLRKLKKLIDLVQESGIAELEVTEGEEKVRITSTVAHAPTYAAPMQQIIPAAAPVAAAAPAAAEPAAAPGYADASLVKSPMVGTFYRAGAPGAKAFVDVGQSVSVGDRLCIIEAMKLMNEIEADRAGVVKAVLIENGQPVEYGEPLFVIE from the coding sequence ATGGATTTGCGTAAGCTAAAGAAGCTAATTGATCTAGTTCAAGAATCTGGTATTGCCGAGCTAGAAGTCACCGAAGGTGAAGAAAAAGTTCGTATCACCAGCACCGTTGCACATGCACCAACCTATGCTGCACCAATGCAGCAAATTATCCCTGCAGCAGCACCAGTGGCTGCAGCAGCACCAGCAGCGGCTGAACCTGCAGCAGCACCAGGCTATGCAGATGCAAGCCTAGTAAAATCACCAATGGTAGGTACTTTCTACCGTGCAGGTGCACCAGGTGCAAAAGCATTTGTTGACGTTGGCCAGTCTGTTAGCGTTGGCGATCGCCTCTGTATTATCGAAGCGATGAAACTAATGAATGAAATCGAAGCTGACCGCGCCGGCGTGGTGAAAGCTGTCTTGATCGAAAATGGCCAGCCAGTTGAATACGGCGAGCCACTATTCGTCATCGAGTAA
- the aroQ gene encoding type II 3-dehydroquinate dehydratase produces the protein MTTPTPKILVLHGPNLNLLGTREPEHYGSLTLADINARLQAIAAERGASLDYLQSNAEHVLIDRIHAARTDGTDYIIINPAAFTHTSVALRDALSAVEIPFIEVHLSNVHAREPFRHHSYFSDKAVGVICGLGADGYLYALEHALAKLAG, from the coding sequence ATGACTACCCCAACACCAAAAATCTTGGTGCTGCACGGCCCAAACCTGAATCTGCTTGGTACTCGGGAGCCCGAACATTACGGGAGTCTGACCCTCGCCGATATCAACGCTCGTCTGCAAGCAATTGCGGCTGAGCGGGGTGCCTCGCTCGATTATCTGCAAAGCAATGCTGAGCATGTGCTTATTGACAGAATTCATGCAGCGAGAACGGACGGTACGGATTACATCATTATCAATCCGGCTGCATTTACTCATACCAGCGTCGCACTTCGTGATGCGCTGTCTGCAGTCGAGATCCCTTTCATTGAAGTTCATCTGTCCAATGTTCATGCCAGAGAGCCTTTCCGTCATCATTCTTATTTTTCGGATAAGGCGGTTGGGGTAATTTGTGGTTTGGGCGCGGATGGCTACCTTTACGCGCTAGAACACGCCCTTGCCAAGCTGGCAGGCTAA